The proteins below come from a single Zea mays cultivar B73 chromosome 8, Zm-B73-REFERENCE-NAM-5.0, whole genome shotgun sequence genomic window:
- the LOC103634935 gene encoding uncharacterized protein — MAAPTQTLVLAGIILLNFVLAAAALYRRIRGRRRPRQHVPPPPPLEPAAAEEAEAEEEEEEGGGGERRQSQRRRRRARRKRQQQEEGAASEGGGGDGADGAAAKATGKEELLPRRPQFPLASVAGVLQRRIHARYDDLARASEAQCLTIEQVNEFLNCLVDARNELLQRYENVQRSFKIKKAMLSNHRNYRTSYDRLFEQVRRLETESDSLKKDAAIYNFVQERLQKSAPYKMIMELSAMELEAQEISFEELLAREKEDTAFWQRNGKMRSVSSK, encoded by the exons ATGGCCGCACCGACGCAGACGCTAGTGCTGGCGGGGATCATCCTCCTCAACTTCGTCCTCGCCGCGGCAGCGCTCTACCGCCGCATCCGCGGCCGCCGCAGGCCCCGGCAGCAcgtcccgccgccgccgccgctcgagCCGGCCGCCGcggaggaggcggaggcggaggaggaggaggaggaaggagGCGGTGGGGAGAGGCGGCAGAGCcagcggaggaggaggagagcgCGGAGGAAGcggcagcagcaggaggagggggcggCGTCGGAGGGTGGTGGTGGCGACGGCGCGGACGGGGCCGCCGCGAAGGCGACGGGGAAGGAGGAGCTGCTGCCCCGCCGGCCGCAGTTCCCGCTAGCCTCCGTGGCGGGCGTGCTGCAGCGGCGGATCCACGCGCGGTACGACGACCTCGCGCGGGCCAGCGAGGCgcagtgcctcaccatcgagcag GTTAACGAGTTTCTTAACTGTCTCGTAGATGCTAGAAACGAGCTGCTGCAGAG GTACGAGAATGTACAAAGAAGCTTCAAAATAAAGAAGGCGATGCTATCGAACCATCGAAACTATAGGACTTCATACGACCGCCTCTTTGAACAG GTACGTAGATTGGAAACCGAAAGCGATAGCCTAAAGAAAGACGCCGCCATCTACAACTTTGTGCAAGAGCGTCTTCAGAAGTCAGCGCCATACAAAATG ATCATGGAGCTGAGTGCAATGGAGCTGGAGGCTCAAGAAATATCGTTCGAGGAGCTCCTGGCTCGGGAGAAGGAGGACACCGCCTTCTGGCAGCGCAACGGGAAGATGAGATCAGTCTCGTCCAAGTAG
- the LOC103634937 gene encoding uncharacterized protein, translating to MDLAADLPPTRGRGGPGAGPVALASALLRRENHRRRALACGAVLASALLLVATPRFRHTPALHLFADMRNLLGVPNTLNVLTAYPLLLAGVPGLVLCLCGSGCFGVSLRWEASGWFLFYAGNVAAAFGSAYYHLKPDDDRLIWDRLPMMISSSSLLSILVIERVDERVGLSCLVSLLSLILVSSACERVLDDMRLWVILNFVPCIAIPAMLFLFPPKYTHSRFWFLATGLYLLARFEGLADRKVYSVNRYFISGHSLEHLCFALVTVMLTVMLTFRNIKIARDS from the exons ATGGATCTCGCCGCCGACTTACCCCCGACGCGGGGCCGAGGCGGCCCCGGCGCGGGGCCCGTCGCGCTCGCTTCCGCTCTGCTCCGACGCGAGAACCACCGGCGCCGCGCGCTCGCCTGCGGGGCCGTCCTCGCCTCCGCGCTGCTCCTCGTGGCCACGCCGCGGTTCCGCCACACCCCTGCGCTCCACCTATTCGCCGACATGCGCAATCTCCTCGGCGTGCCCAACACGCTCAACGTGCTCACCGCCTACCCGCTTCTACTCGCCGGGGTCCCGGGCCTCGTCCTCTGCCTCTGCGGCAGCGGGTGCTTCGGCGTCAG CTTGAGGTGGGAGGCCTCGGGATGGTTTCTCTTTTATGCTGGGAATGTAGCAGCAGCATTTGGCTCAGCTTACTATCACCTCAAGCCAGATGATGACCGCTTAATATGGGACAGGTTGCCG ATGATGATATCATCCTCCTCTCTTTTGTCAATATTAGTAATTGAAAGAGTTGATGAGAGGGTTGGGCTATCTTGTTTGGTCTCACTCCTATCTCTTATATTAGTGAGCAGTGCATGTGAAAG GGTTCTTGATGATATGCGCCTATGGGTGATTCTGAACTTTGTTCCTTGCATCGCCATTCCTGCAATGCTATTCTTGTTTCCTCCCAAGTATACGCATTCAAGGTTCTGGTTCCTTGCTACAG GCTTGTACCTTCTGGCAAGATTTGAAGGCTTGGCTGACAGGAAAGTCTACAGCGTGAACCGGTACTTCATCAGCGGCCATTCCCTGGAGCACCTTTGCTTTGCCCTGGTGACGGTTATGCTAACTGTGATGCTGACCTTCAGAAACATTAAGATTGCCAG GGACTCCTGA